A DNA window from Monomorium pharaonis isolate MP-MQ-018 unplaced genomic scaffold, ASM1337386v2 scaffold_212, whole genome shotgun sequence contains the following coding sequences:
- the LOC105834141 gene encoding fatty acid synthase-like isoform X1, whose amino-acid sequence MDDKKICKSWDGIDSGEEIIISGISGRFPDSDNMNKLRENLFNKVDLVKANHDRWKEDFVPDVSSRMGTVNNVKKFDTNFFDLSFTQAHTLSAESRLLMEHCYEAIIDAGINPKQLRGKNTAVITGTCYIELQKEFPYKKAQLSGLNIIGCNYSTTANMISYYLDLKGPSHMVDSACSSSLYAMALGYNYIMSGICEDAIIGIANLCFSPAISQQYRNLGVLSPNGYCRPFDSAANGFTRAETTAVIYLQKAKNAKRIYAICPYIKINSDGYKQEGITYPSLSMQSTLLTEFYNECGISTSCLDYIEAHGTGTKVGDPQEIGAIQNVLCKNRETPLMIGSVKSNLGHAEPASGLTQIAKVIIAFESGFVPPNTNYTTPRNDIDALMNGTVCVVQEPIPLKNGYIGINSFGFGGANAHTLLKWNHKQKINNGLPNDNLPRLVILSGRTEESVKLFLNDVVNHPIDKEYVRLLHDIHADNIEGHPWRGFIILNNQQQESIKEIQNCASEGMKRPVWFIFSALGTQWPGMGKNLLQFQVFANTIRKCDIILKPYGISVTNILTRTDEKLCENALYAFLGIVAIQIGLVDLLTSLGITPDYMISHSAGELGCAYADKCLTIEQTILSAYFIGLACVEDKIIRSSMALVSLNYTSLKNMCPADIKITCRNSGNSSVVCGPTESVKKFMKKLQHNNIHVKDIYCNVPYHSSYLASVKTQLLLNLNNVIPRPKKRSPTWISSSISRTEWFTSASSLSSADYHTNSILNTVLFEQTTQLIPSNAVTIEVAPDSVLQNVLKRSLDTKIAYVVLNKRTEQNIEVLLQGIGKLYNYGLQPQIANLYPPVEFPVSRGTPMISPSIRWNHSEDWFISDCKIDKYVERERYIEIALKDVEYEYLVGHVIDGKNLLPATGYLVLVWQTIGMMKGLMFSTVPIIFRDVKFIRATHLTKNNYVTLKIAIQEDGKFEITESDSVVVTGTAYDTSNPEQEMTSTDFLLENYDEEEQMTTRDIYKELKLRGYQYSGWFRGIKSASVSGNKGHIVWKNWITFMDTMLQMSLIGYDTRDLYVPTSIRRLVINPELHISMLRNNADYVKDTRLPVQIYRDIDTIIAGGIEIQGLKAAQISRRKLTQQTVIEQHIFIPHQDRAEISLNEAIRISAQLVLEDHQITKVKAIELVEDVDDVTLEYLSSSLLIEAFEDIPLIQTNVTLLTSPNRFSSEDLLQNILISDINKPIVNDKVLIVAGFNLLSKHQASLERLLPFLKEGGYLLTREMCDIYDYSKYQQQHKLNLILEKRTDKEMIVLMKKKVYVKKQIVVHISNNNFNWLDDLKPLVSDESKLEEDSRIIIVGEGDSECGLLGFVNCLRKEPGGEFVRGVLIQDKEAPKFSLQDPFYLQQLEKDTTINVLRSDRIWGSYRHLRLPQQKAEPVSTAHVSQTIRGNLSTFCWMENNRSIEFPMEDLVSVVYSSLNFRDVMFATGKLILNMALSRKRLFEYIPLGMEYVGFDATGQRVMGVNDTDCIANVIVKNKDLCWKVPDAWTFEEAATVPCVYSTVYFALYIYGKMRKGDKVLIHSGTGGIGQAAIHLALKEGCEVFTTVGTSEKRNFIKKVFPTILDEHIGNSRDTSFEQMIMRQTNGRGVDIVLNSLAEEKLIASVRCLAQNGRFLEIGKFDFVSNNPLCISAFQKGISFYGILLDNIFIGDHKYKSILRKMITDNLKNGTIKPIQVKVFPKTDIEEAFRYMASGKHMGKIIINIQERNKPLDEPIIAYRRYYCLRNKSYIILGGLGGFGLELTDWLIFRGARNIVLVSRTGVKNGYQRMKIRLWESYGVNVLIIKHINVADSEDCEYLLRTAENKAPVDAIFNLGVVLKDNVLKNQTAETFAESFQSKARATQILDKLSRKLCSKLRHFVVFSSVSCGRGNAGQTNYGMANSVMERVCEKRAEEGLPGLAIQWGAVGDVGLVADMQENEKELIIGGTLQQKISCCLNELDKFLLQSQPIVSSMVVAEKKTGSIGHGTPTEVIVDILDIKDMNVVSQNTSLAELGMDSMMAVEIKQTLEREFDIFLTPQEIYHLTFAKLDKMSNANINNYDKQHENNLNADKEAYVIKLPVSIIKDEDFISEVCCNLSTKNQNTTTEVFLIPGIDGCGTVFHHLATDIKFSATSLHYNTNNIDAKEIVDITDRIINHILSKLKDGKDFVMVGYSFGSIIAIELTRRLEELNFKGRLVLIDGAPEQMRIIYKYFPSNFNDMDLQLVVLTNIIELYSPGSSKKIIMELENCNTWEERYDIFARSFLVMNTSLSPANLKTLCTTVYKHLSAIRHYNPSTLPPINSPITLLKSTQPLNIPMTDKDYGLHKVTQNIVQVHYVNGTHVTILRNKKVSAAINGESPFII is encoded by the exons atggatgataaaaaaatatgtaaatcatGGGACGGTATTGACTCCGGTGAAGAGATCATAATTTCTGGCATTAGCGGCAGATTTCCAGATTCAGACAATATGAATAAGTTACGagaaaatctatttaataaagttgacCTTGTTAAAGCAAATCATGATCGATGGAAAGAag attttgttCCGGATGTATCAAGCCGTATGGGAACAGTTAACAATGTAAAGAAATTTGATACAAATTTCTTCGATTTATCTTTCACTCAAGCCCACACACTCTCGGCTGAATCAAGACTGTTAATGGAACATTGTTACGAAGCAATTATCGATGCAGGAATCAACCCAAAGCAATTACGGGGAAAAAATACTGCTGTAATTACAGGGACATGTTATATTGAACTACAAAAGGAATTTCCATATAAAAAAGCTCAG ttAAGCGGTCTTAATATTATTGGATGTAACTACTCTACAACAGCGAACATGATTTCATATTATTTGGATCTGAAAGGACCATCACATATGGTCGATTCAGCGTGTAGTTCTAGCCTTTATGCTATGGCACTtggttataattatattatgtcaGGAATATGTGAAGACGCGATAATTGGGATTGCAAATCTATGTTTTAGTCCAGCTATAAGTCAACAATATCGTAAtcttg GTGTTTTGTCACCTAATGGTTATTGCAGACCTTTCGATTCCGCTGCAAATGGTTTTACGCGTGCTGAAACAACGGCAGTGATATACCTACAAAAAGCAAAGAATGCAAAAAGGATTTATGCTATATGtccatatattaaaataaacagcgATGGTTACAAACAAGAAGGAATAACATATCCATCGCTTTCAATGCAGAGTACTTTACTAACGGAATTTTACAATGAGTGCGGAATATCGACATCTTGCTTGGATTACATTGAAGCACATGGTACCGGAACTAAAGTTGGCGATCCTCAGGAAATTGGTGCAATTCAGAatgttttgtgtaaaaatagaGAAACTCCATTAATGATTGGCTCCGTAAAATCTAATCTTGGTCATGCCGAACCAGCAAGTGGCTTAACTCAGATTGCCaag gtaATAATAGCATTCGAAAGCGGGTTTGTTCCTCCAAATACTAACTATACAACACCACGGAATGATATAGACGCCTTAATGAATGGAACTGTTTGTGTCGTCCAAGAACCGATTCCACTTAAGAACGGTTACATAGGTATCAATTCTTTTGGTTTCGGAGGAGCTAATGCTCATACATTGTTAAAGTGGAATCACAAACAGAAAATTAACAATGGTTTACCGAATGATAACTTGCCAAGACTTGTGATATTATCTGGACGTACTGAAGAATCTGTGAAGTTGTTTCTAAACGAc GTCGTTAATCATCCAATAGATAAAGAATACGTCCGTTTATTACACGACATCCATGCAGACAATATAGAAGGTCACCCATGGAGaggatttattatacttaataatcAGCAACAAGAATCAATAAAGGAAATTCAAAATTGTGCTTCAGAAGGCATGAAGAGACCTGTTTGGTTTATATTTTCTGCTCTAGGCACACAATGGCCAGGAATGG gaaaaaatttattacaatttcaagTTTTTGCTAATACTATAAGAAAGtgcgatattattttaaaaccatATGGTATAAGTGTCACAAATATTTTGACAAGAACAGACGAAAAATTGTGCGAAAATGCTTTATATGCCTTTCTTGGTATCGTCGCCATTCag ATTGGCTTAGTAGACCTCTTGACATCCTTAGGAATTACACCGGATTACATGATTAGTCATTCCGCTGGTGAACTCGGTTGCGCCTACGCGGATAAATGTCTCACTATTGAACAAACTATTTTGTCAGCATATTTTATAGGTTTGGCATGTGTTGAAGACAAAATAATTCGTAGCTCTATGGCACTCGTCAGTCTTAATTACACAAgtctaaaaaatatgtgtccagcggatattaaaataacatgtcGCAATAGCGGGAACAGCAGCGTTGTGTGTGGACCTACAGAAtccgtaaaaaaatttatgaaaaaattacag cATAATAATATTCACGTGAAAGATATCTATTGCAACGTACCGTATCATAGTTCATATCTGGCATCCGTGAAAACTCAActtctgttaaatttaaacaatgtaATACCGCGGCCAAAGAAACGAAGTCCAACGTGGATTAGTTCTTCAATATCTCGAACGGAATGGTTCACTTCAGCGTCAAGTTTATCATCGGCGGACTATCATACAAATAGTATATTAAACACCGTTCTATTTGAACAAACCACACAACTAATTCCAAGTAATGCTGTGACTATCGAAGTTGCCCCAGACAGCGTTTTGCAAAACGTTTTGAAAAGATCATTAGACACAAAAATAGCATACGTTGTACTGAATAAACGCActgaacaaaatattgaagTGCTTTTACAAGGAATTGGGAAGCTCTACAATTATGGTTTACAACCGCAAATCGCCAATCTGTACCCACCAGTGGAATTTCCAGTTAGCCGAGGAACTCCTATGATCTCTCCATCAATCAG ATGGAATCATTCCGAAGATTGGTTTATATCGGACTGTAAAATAGATAAGTAcgtagaaagagaaagatacatCGAAATTGCTCTGAAAGATGTGGAGTACGAATATTTGGTCGGTCACGTAATAGATGGGAAAAATTTGCTGCCCGCAACAGGTTATCTTGTACTTGTTTGGCAAACTATTGGCATGATGAAAGGATTAATGTTCTCAACAGTACCGATAATATTTCgagatgtaaaatttattcgtgCTACtcatttgacaaaaaataattatgtaacattaaagATTGCGATACAAGAAg atggGAAGTTTGAAATAACCGAAAGTGATAGCGTTGTAGTAACAGGCACAGCATACGACACATCAAATCCAGAACAAGAAATGACTTCGACcgattttttattagagaatTATGATGAAGAAGAACAAATGACGACCCGAGATATCTACAAGGAGTTGAAACTCCGCGGTTATCAGTATAGCGGTTGGTTTCGTGGAATAAAGAGTGCATCCGTTTCAGGCAATAAAGGACATATCGTTTGGAAAAATTGGATAACGTTTATGGATACCATGCTACAAATGAGTCTGATTGGATACGATACTAGGGATTTGTATGTTCCTACGAGTATTCGAAGACTGGTGATTAATCCTGAACTTCATATTTCGATGCTACGAAATAATGCAGATTATGTGAAAG ATACCAGATTACCCGTACAAATATACAGAGATATAGACACCATTATAGCTGGCGGGATAGAGATACAAGGGCTTAAAGCTGCTCAGATTTCTCGTCGAAAGTTAACTCAACAGACTGTTATCGAGCAGCACATATTTATACCTCATCAAGATCGCGctgaaatttctttaaatgaaGCGATTCGGATATCAGCACAACTCGTGTTGGAAGATCATCAAATCACTAAAGTGAAAGCCATTGAGCTGGTGGAAGACGTGGACGATGTTACATTAGAATACCTTTCATCTTCATTGTTGATTGAAGCTTTCGAGGATATACCATTGATACAAACGAATGTCACTTTATTAACATCGCCGAATCGTTTCAGTTCAGAAGActtgttacaaaatattttaatctctgACATAAACAAACCAATTGTAAACGATAAAGTCTTAATAGTTGCCGGATTCAATCTTCTGTCTAAACATCAAGCTTCTTTAGAGCGACTTTTGCCATTTCTAAAAGAAGGTGGCTATCTGTTGACGCGTGAAATGTGTGACATATATGACTATAGCAAGTATCAGCAACAACACAAATTAAACCTTATTCTTGAAAAGCGCACCGATAAAGAAATGATTGTTCTTATGAAGAAGaaagtttatgtaaaaaaacaaattgttgttcatataagtaataataattttaactggtTAGATGATTTAAAGCCGCTTGTAAGCGACGAAAGCAAACTCGAGGAGGATAGTAGGATCATAATTGTTGGAGAGGGAGACTCTGAGTGTGGTCTGTTGGGTTTTGTTAACTGCTTGAGAAAAGAACCAGGTGGAGAATTTGTTAGGGGTGTGCTTATTCAAGACAAGGAGGCTCCTAAATTTTCTCTTCAAGACCCCTTCTACTTACAACAATTGGAAAAAGACACGACTATTAATGTATTACGATCTGATAGAATCTGGGGATCGTACAGACATTTACGATTACCACAACAGAAAGCCGAACCTGTTTCTACCGCTCACGTTAGCCAAACg ATTCGTGGTAATTTGAGTACATTTTGTTGGATGGAAAATAATCGATCTATTGAATTTCCTATGGAAGATTTGGTGTCTGTGGTTTACTCATCTCTGAATTTTAGAGATGTTATGTTTGCGACTggtaaattaatacttaatatgGCTCTTTCACGGAAacgattatttgaatatattccTCTTGGAATGGAATACGTTGGATTCGACGCTACCGGGCAACGAGTAATGGGAGTAAATGATACTga ttgtatAGCAAACGTTATCGTAAAGAATAAAGACTTATGTTGGAAAGTACCGGATGCGTGGACATTTGAAGAGGCTGCGACGGTTCCATGCGTTTATAGTACAGTCTACTTTGCCTTATACATTTAtggaaaaatgagaaaagGCGATAAAGTACTTATACACTCTGGTACTGGCGGCATTGGACAGGCAGCTATTCATCTCGCTCTCAAAGAAGGATGCGAAGTGTTTACTACTGTAGGCACAAGCGAGaaacgaaattttattaaaaaagtgtttCCTACAATTTTGGATGAACATATTGGAAATTCTCGAGATACCAGCTTTGAACAAATGATAATGCGACAAACGAACGGTCGTGGCGTTGACATCGTGTTAAATTCATTGGCGGAGGAAAAGCTAATTGCCTCCGTTCGTTGTTTGGCTCAAAACGGTCGTTTTTTGGAGATCGGAAAGTTTGATTTTGTTTCTAACAATCCTCTTTGTATTTCTGCGTTTCAGAAGGGTATAAGCTTCTatggaattttattagataatatatttattggtGATCACAAGTATAAATCCATATTACGCAAAATGATAACCGATAATCTTAAGAACGGAACCATCAAACCTATCCAAGTAAAAGTTTTTCCAAAAACAGATATTGAAGAAGCTTTTAGATACATGGCGAGTGGAAAACACATGGGAAAA attattataaatattcaggAAAGAAATAAACCTTTAGATGAGCCCATTATCGCATATCGTCGTTATTATTGCCTCAGGaacaaaagttatattatattgggTGGTTTGGGTGGATTTGGTTTAGAGTTAACAGATTGGCTAATATTTCGTGGTGCCAGAAACATAGTATTGGTTTCACGAACTGGAGTAAAAAACGGTTATCAACGCATGAAGATTCGACTATGGGAATCGTATGGTGTAAATGTGTTAATTATCAAGCATATCAATGTCGCTGATTCCGAAGATTGTGAATACCTCTTGCGAACTGCGGAAAACAAAGCACCAGTGGACGCGATATTCAACCTCGGTGTGGTGTTGAAGGATAACGTTTTAAAGAATCAAACCGCAGAGACATTTGCAGAGTCCTTTCAGTCGAAAGCTCGTGCAACACAAATTTTGGATAAACTTTCCAGAAAGCTTTGCTCTAAACTGAGACATTTCGTAGTGTTCTCTTCCGTTTCCTGTGGTAGAGGCAATGCTGGACAAACAAATTATGGCATGGCTAACTCTGTTATGGAAAGAGTGTGTGAAAAGAGAGCGGAGGAAGGATTACCCGGATTGGCAATTCAATGGGGCGCTGTAGGTGACGTGGGTCTCGTCGCTGATATGCAGGAGAATGAGAAGGAATTGATTATTGGTGGTACcttacaacaaaaaatatcatgttGCCTCAATGAACTTGATAAGTTTTTACTTCAAAGCCAGCCTATTGTTAGCAGTATGGTAGTGGCAGAAAAGAAAACAGGATCTATCGGACATGGAACTCCGACGGAAGTTATCGTCGATATTTTAG atATAAAAGACATGAACGTTGTAAGTCAAAATACGTCTCTGGCTGAACTTGGAATGGACTCCATGATGGCTGTTGAAATCAAACAAACTTTGGAACGAGAGTTTGACATTTTTCTTACTCCACAAGAGATATATCATCTCACATTTGCGAAACTTGATAAGATGTCCAATGCAAAcatcaataattatgataaGCAGCATGAGAATAATCTTAATGCAGATAAAGAGGCCTATGTGATAAAATTGCCAGttagtattataaaagacGAAGATTTTATTTCAGAGGTCTGTTGCAATCTCTCGACTAAAAATCAGAATACTACGACTGAAGTGTTTCTTATCCCGGGAATCGACGGTTGTGGAACGGTATTTCATCATTTAGCtacagatattaaattttccgcAACGTCTTTgcattataatacaaataacatCGATGCTAAAGAAATCGTGGACATAACTGATCGTATCATCAAT CATATCTTATCAAAACTAAAAGACGGAAAAGACTTTGTAATGGTAGGATACTCCTTTGGGTCTATTATTGCGATTGAGTTAACAAGAAGATTGGAAGAGTTAAATTTCAAAGGTCGTTTGGTTCTTATCGACGGTGCTCCTGAGCAAATGcgaataatatacaaatattttccatcaaattttaatgatatggATCTTCAGTTGGTTGTTTTGACTAATATTATAGAACTTTATTCACCAGGATCtagtaaaaaa attataatGGAACTGGAGAATTGTAATACCTGGGAAGAGCGATACGATATTTTCGCAAGATCGTTTTTAGTTATGAATACCTCACTATCCCCAGCAAATTTAAAGACTCTGTGTACCACAGTTTACAAACATTTATCCGCTATTCGGCACTACAATCCTTCTACGTTGCCACCCATTAATTCTCCTATAACCTTGTTAAAATCTACACAACCATTGAATATACCAATGACGGATAAAGATTATGGTTTGCATAAG GTAACTCAAAATATAGTTCAAGTACATTACGTCAACGGTACTCATGTGACAATATTGAGAAACAAAAAGGTGTCGGCTGCAATTAACGGGGAATcaccttttattatttaa